Below is a genomic region from Oryzias melastigma strain HK-1 linkage group LG7, ASM292280v2, whole genome shotgun sequence.
TTCGCACTTCCTCTTGCTGCTCCTGACAGACACAGAAATAACGCCGAAACTGTTGTTGCCACGCAGATGTGATCGTTGATAAAAAGTCGTACAAGTCGAGACATCAGATCCATACCTGGGTGCCATGCTGCAGCTCAAACTTGTAGAAGAGAGCCCAAGCATCGCCCAGGTCAGGCTCGATCTTCACGGTTCTGAGGAACCACTCTCTGGATTTAGTAATCTTACGCTCACTCCAGAACAAcctaacacacacaaacagaagttGAGGAACTAAAATTGCAAAACAATCTTGTATCTAAAGAATAACCAcagtaaaaaaatcagaatcgggTTTATTCGTCAAAAAGGGTGTAAAGATGGATTCATACTTGGCTACAGCGAGCAGCACGTGAGGATCATGTTCACACTTTTTCAAAGCGTCAACGCTCTTGGTCTTCCTCTGAGGCCTGGCTTCCAGGAACACGGCCTCAGCCCACAGGATGCCTTCGggggaggaaaagaaaataaaccagacAGGGCAAAGtattgaaaaaacttttttaaggagtAAACTTCTGCAACTTTTATCCCAAATTCCAACATGACTCAACTTcttattttattctataaaagttagtctttttttaaatcctttaaagTATCCCATAACATCATGCATATTTGAGGATTTAGTAGTAGGATTTGCTGGGGGTGTTTGTTGTTTGTCATTTGGAATTAAgcacagaatagaatagaaaaatcaaaaatacaaattgaatGACtataatttacagtttaaaatagCCTCCACTCGTCTCTCACCAGAGTTTGGACATTCCTGCAGGGCTTTGGCCATGAGTGTGTTGGCTATGTTCTTCAATCCGGAGCGATACTCCAGCCTGACCGACTCCAACCTGATGAATACACACATTTAGATCATGGAATAACAGAAATTTGGCATGTTTAATTCTACAATTGCGCAGCGATTTAATTCAAACACCAAAGATGAAGATCTTGATGGATTTCTGGGAGAAAATTGATTAGAAAGTAATGTGAGTGGGTTGTTAAATTCAACGTCTTGCTTCTGTAACCTTTTTTTTGCGCCTTATAACACGGAGCACCATAAGGTGCGGTATTTTCCTATAATAATTCAAATCTCACCACAGCTCGGCACACTGTGGGTTTTTCAGCCGAGCCTTCTCCAGGATGGCTCTGGCTCTCGTCAGCTGTCCGATTCGCTCTTCAAGACGAGACAGCAGCAACCACAGCGCCACCGAGTGCGGACACTTTTTTAACTACGGAAACAGAAAAGTTCCTTATCACTCAAAGAGGTCATCCACCAGTAGTCCAAATGGTGTTTTTTCTTCCCCCTCACCCCTTGGTTATAGGCCTCTCTAGCCTTGTCCATGTTCTCACACTGCTCCTCGATCTGACCTCGCATCATCCAAAGTTTGGGGAAGTCCTCATAATGTTTCAGCGCCTCAGTGCACAGATCCTGAGCAGCTTCTATGTTTCCCAACACCCACTCCAGCTTCACGGATTTCATAAAAACctgcaggggaaaaaaagttcaaatgtttttcacaCAGCACAGTAATCTTATACAGAATGATACAGGTTTATACAGTTGGATATTTGCTATGAAGCcataaaagaatattttaaacttcTACTGCAGTCCCAACATACAATGGATCATACACAGCTGTTTATACACCAGTCTGGTGCACAAAAACACCTATAAGAGCTACAATTAAACTCATTTATGTTCatcagaaaaacatatttttgagtcttgttaaaaaaaaaacaacctggaAATGTTAAAACCTCTGTAtacgataaagaaaaatatgtcacAAAAGATATTAGAGTCAAAATcgacatttaaaaagaacagtttAAAAACGGCAAAACCTTTAAGTGCTTTAACCAAAAAGGAATCAAATATCTACTGAGACAATTTAGATTTGACTTTATTTCAGCTCAAGAATCAGCATCTATAACCAGGCATATAACCACAAATTTgtattatctatttttttttttattaaaacagctTTACTAAAACATTGTCCCACATTTAAACTTGTTGAGTCTCTACAGATTTTACACTTGTGGATTGTTGTTTCCAGCCTTGAGAAGTGAGACATCCCATCCCACTTTGTAGGATTGTAGCCTAAAAGATAAACAGTTTCATCAACCCCACAAAGCTGTCCGATCTGACAGGAAGATCAGCGCAGCCGTCACCAGAGTAGATTCTCCTAGGTTGCATCTCTCAGCGCACAATAGAGATAATAGACGGGAGTGCAGCCAGATAAAGATCGGCGGTGACAGTTgacatgcttttctgaaagcATCTGTCAAACTGAGTGGAGATGACGGCTTAACTGACACTCCGCCGGTCTGGACAGAATTTGTAAAGAAGACTGAGACAATGGTCTTTTAGTTCATTATCAAACAGTAGgtttctgacatgaaaaaaaatacaacattaaagCCAAATCAATCAGGACTCATGTTAGATTAAAAAGAATTATTCATAGTATCCTTGTGACCAGCTTCAgctaatttaataataaaatgttcaatCAAAATCTGAATTCTGAAATGGCTAAGCCTCCAACTTCTTGTTTTAACACATTCCAAAGTCTGAATCCAAACCAAATTCTAtttatagcctaaaaaatatttatatttagggCCCAAATTTTAATCATTCTGCCTCATTGGAGCCAAAATGTTATTCCCAGGAGAACTGCTGCCTCCAACATTCTGATTATCACCAAAAAGTCCTAAAAAGGGAACAAAagtgagcaaaaacaaacacactcacCCTGGCTGTGGGGGCACTGCTGCGAGCTTTAGCCAGCAGTCGACGGGCTCTTTCATACTCGTTGTTCTCAGACTCCAGTTTAACTGCAGCAAGCCAAATCTCTTCACTGTTTGGGTTGGCCTAAAATGAACAATGAATACACGGGCTTTATTGACCAGAAccaaagatacattttttgagCTTAAATGAGTCTAAAGTTTGCAGGAGTTCACCTGAAAGGCCAGAGCGAGGATGCTTCGAGCTGCTGGGACGTCGCCGGCCAACCACTTGGACTTGGCGCCCATCAGCCACAGGACCTCAGCTTTGGGACAGTGAGCCACGGCTCTCTGCAGCAGCGCCTCCAAAGACTCCCTGAGTCACACAGGGAGAagttagaaaaacataaaaatgagtttgatagaGGGGGTTATAGGATCTAATGCAATTAGAGGAAATGAAGCAAAGACGATAAGCTAATAAAGCATGACTGAAGCTTTAAAGTATGTTCAGAAAAAGACTGACCTGGTGCCGTGGTTCTTCTCAAAGTAGGCAGCTCGGAGCCAGACGCTTTTCTTACTGGGGAACACCTGAAGGGCGTGGGCGTAGATGGCTCGGGCACACTCCAGAGCTCCATGAGCCACACACTGGAGCACAAAAAGCACAAGCCTTTAATTACCCCATTCTTTTAATTAGTGAGATAATTATGATACAGTGTGTAGTGATCCGACTCGTCCTGTGCCCTGAAACTCCTCTGAGCAACTTACACTGTCAGCATCCTCCATCCATGTGTGTTTACGGTCCTCCTCTTCAATGCCGATGCCGATGACTGCCCTTATCACAGCCTGACAAGTGGCCACGCTGCCCGCCTTATCACACTCCTCAGCATCCTGCAGCACACATTCAAACCAACGAGAAACCCGGACTGATAAGATGGGAGAAAACCAGGAAGacgtttgtgaaaaataaacattttaacacacCAAAGAAGTGCAGTtgaaaactggaaaagttgcatttcctgtgataatgctagtatgaatgtttgttgctgaatgtggtcgcttaagatgctgaagtaatgagtaatgtcctgaacattttgataccaatattgcataaaagtgaacaaagaatataaataaatttctTGAGGAgaagaaattgcaaaaattgtgcaaaaatgtaaaacatgtaaaaggtatgaataccaaaaacacaagcatgaatgtcctaaACATGCTTTGATATCAAACTTGCattatttgcagaaagtgcataAATAATtagaagaatttcttgaaaaaaaaaaaaaattgagtaaaatttgaaaatgcGTAAAAGGTATGAATAGTGCTGGgcgatttgaaaaaaattgtagatcATGATATAAATTAGTTTACagcacaataacaatatatatcacgatataccacaataaagtatatttcagttattctgtgaaaacaaattgacaaaaatgtcattacttacttttgaCTAGTTTTTCAAGTAACTTGTAACtgaatcatcaaaaaaatgagaaacattttttaacagtttctagaaaacacatttttgcacaaaagtttagcaataaaaataaacaaataaaacaacagatatgaattttctattttaaaaaaaagaaaagaaaattgcaaaaattgcgtaaaattaaaaaaaaaataaactaaaatttgttaataccaaaagtacaagcatgcaTGTCCTgaattttctgaatgttttgataccaatattgcataggTTAGAAAGGACATTTCTATGGAGctgaaaaatcacataaattgccaaaaaaattaaaatgagtaaaaaatgtgattaccAAAAGTagaagcaggaatgtcctgaactTGCTGAAAGTTTTGATGACAAGATTGTTTAAGTTTTCTGCACAAAGGTTTTGAAGGAGTTAAAGAATTTCCAATTAATTTATAATagggcttaaaaaaaataaaaatgtaataaatgaaagtcctaaaaactgtaaaatctatcgataccaaaagtacaagcagtaatgtccacAATGAGCTGAATGTTTGATACCATAGTTTCTGGAAATCGCTCAAAATGCGATTACATTTTTACGCACCGAAAATAAAACGgaaaggagaatcactattgtgtgaatcCAAAAGGGAGTCTCAAATAGTGATGAATGGAAGTAGAGGTGACATGATGAGTGGCATTAACCTCATCACGCTGTGTGCTGTTAATCACCTTGAatggaataaaaacagtaaagatttgttttctcCAACTGGAAATTCATTACACATGAAGGGTTAAAACAATTaacaaaacacaccaaaaacacgatcATTTATGAACAACTATTGAAATAACTGTTTCAATCACCAGCTGTTGCAAGATCAAGCCTGACAAAGAATCATAACATGAACTTTGGATGTCTGAAATATATTTCCCAACAGCTGTTTTCCTGGTATACTACTTTAACAACATATAGtaaaatatactaaaataaaGGTATCTTACCAACTGTTCATGCCTGTGATGACTATGTTTTACATATaaggttaaaatgttttataggaTGAAAGTTGCTGTCATGAGCTCTCATGTTTGGATAATAAACAGCTTCATTTCTtaggaataagaaaaaaaattaagattagaaTTTGAAATGTGGCTCAAAGCTGCAGAACAGTTCCAAAATAAGACACTCCCTACAGAAAATCCTTAGATGAACCCCTAGTTACTAATTAACATGTATGTGAAGATGCACAGGTTAAAGAtcagatttttataaataaaaacttctcaGAACAAAGAAACTATTCTATAGGACTTGAAGCATCTgaattcatttcagttttttcttggTTGTCTGTCTGCATCAATACTACCTCATTACAGAACTCACTAGAATCGGTCATAAAACCTTGATTCTAACACACTTATTCAGTCTCTATTTGCATTGACTTTGCcagagtttgtaaaaaaaactccaagGAAGGTAGTCAAAGgcaaaataaacagataaacgGTGCAAAGGGGGATTTCTGTGAGCGCCTGTTATTGCAAAAGAACTGAACTGTAATAAAGGAAATGTCAGTCACAGTTCTGGCTTGTTTTGTGTTGCATCTAAATGAAGCAACAGGACGGTTGCCAAAATGCTGGCATGATAGGAAAGTTGGCAACACATGAGACATCGTTTACTCCTTCcaaggttttttaggctcaGTCACAACAGCTTTATCAGACATAGGAACACGTAGTCTCAAGTGTGATGACGGATTAACGGTAATCAAAGCTGTGACTTCTGATCATACAGGTTAAGGAAAGCATAAAGTACCAAATTTCTAATCTGAATTTAACCCATTTAATAAGAGTAAATCAAGAAAGTGACTCAACATTTCCTCTGTCAGATATTCCATCTATCTGAAGTCAAACAGATTATATGTGTATATTTAATCTCTGTCCACTCTAACTCTACtagcaatattttttaaaataaaaaaacagtaaaaaagtgagtttaaaAGCGTTCAGAACTGGGGTGCATTTGGAAACATTTATGCCATtcataaatgtatatttcattatttgcaaaattataaaattacctgtattttataacatcaacatgatttaaaaacttattttctttcattcaaaacaaaacaagaaaaaaagttagcaaaaagGAACATAGTTTAAactctttaattaaattaaaatgagacatttttagcattagctggacttttaacattaaaatcatAAGTTGTAATGGTTTATGACTACTAAACCAGACAGAAGAAAATGACCCAGTTAGATCAGAACTAACCTGAATCCATTGATCTCTATTGATTTCCACACCGTTGGCCCGCAGTGACGTAATGGCTCTGTCAATGATCTTCTCCACCATCTGAGTGTTGCCGTTGGCCTCCTCCAGCTTGGCAGCCGTGATCCAAATGTGGCGGTCCGTGGGGATGTTCTCTCTGGCTTTGTTCAGGACGCGACGGGCGTTCTCGTAAGTTTCTAAACGGGCCAGTGCCAGCCACAGCTGCAGGAAGAGGAACAGTTGGGTGGTAATGGTCTTTGCTGCAGGGAACCGTGTGACTATCAGTCCAACATACCACAATGATAAATGGGATATATGCAGCTGctggagaaaatatgtgatttttttggaattacttggtttCCTGGACACtcaattgtgttcaataaatcatgaaaacataaaaacataaaatagtgtGATTTAAGCCGGCCAAGTTTTCACCATTGTTGTtactgagataaaaaaaaaatgtattatgtcTCCGTTTCGTACAGAAATTGAGGtactcccaaagggttcacatactttctcttgcacttttttaagcataaaagaTAATACCTCCACACTTGTCGGGCAGCACTCCACAGCTCTGCTGAGCATGATCCTGGCATCCTCTGGTTCCTCCAGCTCTACAGCTGCCTTCCACAGTCGCACTGACTTGGACACATTCTCCAGGGCTACATGGGGAACAGCAAAGTAGCTGCATTTTATCAACACTTTTTGTAGCTCAAACGGctgattataaaaaataaataaatattttgattagtgctgtcaattgattggaaaaaaaattatgagattaatcacacttttggaacaggccagaaagaaaaatgttccttcCTTTATATAGTCTGAAATGCTTAActttataaagtgttaactcaAATGTCCCAGAAGTgcaatttgtgagcacaaacaacagtaagatgagcagaactgtaaagacttttatgtctgtaatattactcaaaataaaaactccaaggTACTGACAAACGggcataagaaacaaacattgtatTTCTGCACTTTGAATAATGTTAAGATGAACTTCTATTGTGGTCCAGGTAAATAcctgattctgattggctgctgggtgtgaaTGCGCAACTTAAAAGGAAGTTCCAATCACAgagcccaaatgttctatatttctgcgcaggcttcttcaaaacaaacatttgcatCATCATCGGGACAATAGAAAacggtaagaggtgaactttctttctgaactgatgctttatttactcCATCGTGACGATCAGCTTATAGATCGCtttgctctgctgctgcagacgagTTCTGTGCCGCTTCAGCTGGCTCTTCGGCATGTTACCACGTTACcaaatctgtatttttgttgtgtcaCTGGATCTGTATCAAACAACACTCAGATCAGAGCATCaataatctgtgtttttaacacaatcaaAAGCTTTTACAAGCGAGCAAAGAAATGTTCACCCGTTTGATAACAGcaacaatcaaaagaaagaaCTCGTTCAACAGCATTATTTGGCTGTGTATTAGCAGTAACGTTTAATAGTGTCGGGTGGGAGGGGGGAAAGCTGTGAAAAGTTAGAAAGTAAAGCAGCACAGAGGCATCTGAACATGTAGAGACGCAGAGGGCTCTTCTTTAGAGGAAGATCCGATCCATCTCTGTCAGCAGAGTATGCTGCTTTGTGCGTGCTTGTGTATGCAAGCATGAAGTGGGGCATTGACACCGCGGTAAAATACAGTTCCTGGTCTTGACGGGAAGCCAAGAACACAGCTGCCAAAAGTAATTctgatgaatttttttttagaatcttATCCTAATATGCCCAAACAGAAATGATCTTTtaggaaacaaagaaaaaactcagCGAGTTTTGACCAGGAAGGAGAATGATCCGTCTTgcacacaatttaaaaacatgtgcAGACAGGAGAGAAGTAATGCAGACCCGCTACTCGAGTAGCTCTAATTTGGCTTCATTAGAATCAATATTTGAGAAGCGTACCCTTCCTGAGAACCCGCTTCTTGGCTCGGATGTCCGTCTCCAGCTCGGCAGCTCGGATGTAGATGCGGACGGACTGTGGCATGTGACGGACAGCCTGCGCTACAACAGCTTTGGCCGTGTCTCCAGGCTGGAGCCGAGCCGCCTCCAGCCACACATCTTCACTCTGGTTGTGAAGCACAAGGTGGAGGTTAAAATCTTGAATAATTAACAAGAAAACTGAAATGCTTGTTagttctgtttacatttttagaaaccgCTACAAGGTGAAAtatctttattcaaaaattaaacaaatgaataacCTCTAATTTACCTTTGGACACATCTCCGTGCCTTTCATAATCAGGTTCCTCGCCACCTGCAGTTTGCCAGTGACCTCTTCCAGCCTGGCAGAAGCAATCCAGGCAGGCGGATGATGGGGGTTGGTCTCCCTCACTGACTTGAGCAGCAAGCGAGCCTTCTTGATGTCACTGGACCCAAAGAATTGGACACAAATTTTTAAACACAGACAATCTCAACAAtttcccaaactcttttaatTGCTGAGCTACACAAATATGAAAGCTATTTTCCcaacttttaataataaaaaaaggacagtATTGGGGAAGTCTTTTGATTCGATCCTCCCCACTTTCTTTCACACAAAAACCCAGATTCCTCACAAAGGAGGAGAAGATGGAGCTGGAGAATGTGGTGAATCTGTATCAAGTGCTGCTGTATTTGGTGCCCCTCTGCTTCTAAAACTGGAGTGTCAAGATCCAGGCCTCAAGAGCCAGCCTCCAgctagttttccagaaatctttCCTTACACGTTtaagccaataaggagcttcaatggtagattagttggaaaacatgtaggacaccgacTTCTAgaagaagtttgactttaaacaAGCTGATGTGatgcttattttgtttttgtgcaagaACATCTAATGGGGCCCCACTGCTGTTACCTGATATCTCCTCCATACGTGGGGATCATGGAGTTAAGATCTGTAAGGTATCCTTTAGGATCCACCACAGTCTGCCCGCTGACAGAATCAGACACCTGGAAAGCAAAAGTCAGACACAACAGAACAATCATCGAAATTGCTGCAGAACAGAAGGAGGTTAAAGTGAAAGAAAGCTTACCTGACTGAGCCTCATATCCATGAGAGTGTTCCTGGCCTGACCGATTTTCCTCATATCCAGTTCTCCTGTTCCAGGTGTCATCAGACCAGGGGTCATGCTCCCGGGGTAAGGTGTGTTCAGGCCTCCCAGCTAGTGCAGACAGGAAATCATGTTAGAAGAGAAGGAGCATTATAGTTGGTGGGGATTGGATTTCAGCACTTTATAAAACACAGTCCAATATCTCATTACAGTTCCCTTATGACTGTAAATCATATAAGATGAAATAACTGTTAATGTGTGAAAGGGCTTTACTTAAAAGAGGTAAACTGACAAATGGCTTTCAGAAATTAGAGGGGCAGCATATAAATATCAATCAAATCTtatatttaagaagaaaaaaagcatttttttacagCCTGGATTTAAAACAGCAGACAGTTTTACAGCACTACAATAAACTAATTCCATTTAACCATCAGCTTATGGCTGCTGTACAGGAGTTACAAGgttgcaaaaaaacaattaaaaacacttgGCAGTTGCTAAGACTATTTTAGATAAGGCTTCCTGACCCCTGCTGGACTAAACTAAAACTGCAACATGATGCTTGTTTATCAGTGGATCTAGTTGggtttaatgcatttttactgACTCCTTGCAAAGGATCGACGGAGGAGTGGTTCTCTCCGCTCTGCAGGTGCTTGGAGAAGAAGCTATCGGGGACAGGCGTGAGTTTCTCATGGCGGGGGTTCCTTTGACGCTTGTTCCTCGCGTCTCCAACTTCAGGGATGCTCAACCACTCCTCCTCTGACACCTCCGCCAACTTCCTCTACAaaggcagaaatgtgaaaatatagATGAATTATTCCTATCAATTCTAATTATTCACATATGGAACACTGCAGTACATTAGGGGAAGCAAGTTcagtttaatacattttaaagagtctaagaaaaataaaactattgttAAAAGCACAGTCATATGCagcttaatataaaaaataaatagctaaTAATTACTGCAGATTAGAGCTGGGTGTTGTTAGATACTTTTTATGCACTGACTGAATTGACCCAAACCCCCCattaaggtgtgatggataaatacaacagaaaaaaatgatacaaccGGAattaaaacttgtattttttaaatgtaatgatacagtgtaaatgcaattttatcagCAGCATCCTCGTAACTTCAGAGCTGATCGCTGATTATTTAGCAAAGTGTCTTGGTGCATGGGAACAACCCCTgataataaatccatattttgagTCTGGCTTTGTCAGTTAAATGcaagtttctttttctctgaagTTAAAGACTATGTACTGTGTTCTCCCTCGCTCTGCATAAAGAAGCATCTTGACATGCTTCAAGCGTGAGTTATGGAAAGATCAATGGAGAGAATCTTGtagttttctaaagaaaaatgttcaggaTCAGATAGTAAATTACATAGAAAGAAACTACATAGAAATAATAAGTGATGTA
It encodes:
- the prpf6 gene encoding pre-mRNA-processing factor 6, which produces MATTAAKQGTKIVSKTSAGGAGAAAAGGGAPIIPLASPLMGKKKKPFLGMPAPLGYVPGLGRGATGFTTRSDIGPARDANDPVDDRHAPPGKRTVGDQMKKNQDDDDEDLNDTNYDEFNGYAGSLFSSGPYEKDDEEADAIYAALDKRMDERRKERRELREKEEIEKYRMERPKIQQQFSDLKRKLAEVSEEEWLSIPEVGDARNKRQRNPRHEKLTPVPDSFFSKHLQSGENHSSVDPLQGLGGLNTPYPGSMTPGLMTPGTGELDMRKIGQARNTLMDMRLSQVSDSVSGQTVVDPKGYLTDLNSMIPTYGGDISDIKKARLLLKSVRETNPHHPPAWIASARLEEVTGKLQVARNLIMKGTEMCPKSEDVWLEAARLQPGDTAKAVVAQAVRHMPQSVRIYIRAAELETDIRAKKRVLRKALENVSKSVRLWKAAVELEEPEDARIMLSRAVECCPTSVELWLALARLETYENARRVLNKARENIPTDRHIWITAAKLEEANGNTQMVEKIIDRAITSLRANGVEINRDQWIQDAEECDKAGSVATCQAVIRAVIGIGIEEEDRKHTWMEDADSCVAHGALECARAIYAHALQVFPSKKSVWLRAAYFEKNHGTRESLEALLQRAVAHCPKAEVLWLMGAKSKWLAGDVPAARSILALAFQANPNSEEIWLAAVKLESENNEYERARRLLAKARSSAPTARVFMKSVKLEWVLGNIEAAQDLCTEALKHYEDFPKLWMMRGQIEEQCENMDKAREAYNQGLKKCPHSVALWLLLSRLEERIGQLTRARAILEKARLKNPQCAELWLESVRLEYRSGLKNIANTLMAKALQECPNSGILWAEAVFLEARPQRKTKSVDALKKCEHDPHVLLAVAKLFWSERKITKSREWFLRTVKIEPDLGDAWALFYKFELQHGTQEQQEEVRKRCENAEPRHGELWCAESKHVLNWQKKTGEILEQVASKIKNTF